A region from the Desulfuromonadales bacterium genome encodes:
- a CDS encoding rod shape-determining protein, translating to MFNLFDAIFGMFSNDLAIDLGTANTLVYLKGKGIVVSEPSVVAVQKDAM from the coding sequence ATGTTCAATCTTTTCGATGCCATTTTCGGGATGTTTTCCAACGATCTGGCCATTGACCTGGGGACCGCCAATACCCTGGTCTATCTGAAAGGGAAGGGGATCGTTGTCAGCGAGCCCTCGGTGGTCGCGGTGCAGAAGGACGCCATGG